One segment of Erigeron canadensis isolate Cc75 chromosome 2, C_canadensis_v1, whole genome shotgun sequence DNA contains the following:
- the LOC122588421 gene encoding transcription factor HEC2-like, translated as MDIEFLKSISEDQTEMMMLMQLEKLPDFSGIYGGDDHQNPTTEFLEQGSSSSSANLNKHMSHFIEESPLGSHTFMNQSSNNTISFTSPTQSQSGGHEMHKTSTTSMAAMREMIFRIAAMQPIHIDPESVKPPKRRNVKISKDPQSVAARHRRERISERIRILQRLVPGGTKMDTASMLDEAIHYVKFLKNQVQTLEKVGENRSQQHHSAAGIGFPVPMSSGSYTPMGTSGKAGHYQQSAGQNVQHYLGA; from the coding sequence ATGGACATTGAGTTTCTAAAGTCCATTTCTGAAGACCAAACCgagatgatgatgttgatgcaGCTTGAAAAACTCCCCGATTTCAGCGGTATCTATGGCGGCGATGATCATCAGAACCCAACAACCGAGTTTTTGGAACAAGGAAGTAGCAGCAGCTCAGCCAACTTGAATAAACACATGTCACATTTTATTGAAGAGTCGCCTTTGGGTTCACATACATTTATGAACCAATCATCAAATAATACTATTTCATTCACTAGTCCAACACAAAGTCAAAGTGGTGGTCATGAGATGCACAAAACTAGTACTACTTCAATGGCTGCAATGAGAGAAATGATATTTCGTATTGCGGCTATGCAACCGATTCACATTGATCCTGAATCGGTTAAGCCACCTAAAAGAAGAAACGTCAAGATATCAAAAGATCCACAAAGTGTAGCTGCAAGGCATAGAAGAGAAAGGATTAGTGAGAGGATTAGGATACTTCAAAGACTTGTACCCGGTGGTACTAAGATGGATACGGCTTCTATGCTTGATGAAGCCATTCATTATGTCAAGTTTTTGAAGAATCAAGTGCAGACACTTGAAAAAGTAGGTGAAAACCGATCCCAGCAGCATCATTCAGCGGCTGGGATCGGTTTTCCAGTTCCCATGTCGAGTGGGAGTTATACTCCCATGGGAACGTCTGGAAAGGCTGGTCATTATCAACAATCCGCGGGGCAAAATGTCCAGCATTATTTAGGTGCTTAA